One genomic region from Abyssisolibacter fermentans encodes:
- a CDS encoding ABC transporter ATP-binding protein, whose protein sequence is METLLEVKNLKKYFRVSSKAVLKAVDDVSFSINKGETLGLVGESGCGKTTCGRTIAGLYTATGGKVIFNGKDVHKLNNKEQIKFKKDAQIIFQDPYASLNPRMTVGSIIEEGLNVHFTDYSKKDKQDRVYELLNLVGLNKEHFLRFPHEFSGGQRQRIGIARSLAVDPKFIVCDEPISALDVSIQAQIVNLLIKLQDELGLTYLFIAHDLSMVKHISDRVGVMYLGAIMELTTSEKLYNKPLHPYTKALISAIPIPDPDIEEKKQVIELEGEVPSPINPKPWCKFSERCKYAKKICRERAPQLKEIEKNHFVACHLF, encoded by the coding sequence GTGGAAACTTTATTAGAAGTAAAAAATTTAAAAAAATATTTTCGTGTTAGTAGTAAAGCAGTATTAAAAGCAGTAGATGATGTTAGTTTTTCAATAAATAAAGGCGAAACATTAGGATTAGTAGGAGAATCAGGTTGCGGCAAAACGACATGTGGTAGAACAATAGCGGGTTTATATACAGCTACTGGTGGAAAGGTAATTTTTAATGGGAAAGATGTTCATAAATTGAACAATAAAGAACAAATTAAATTTAAAAAAGATGCACAAATAATATTTCAAGACCCATACGCATCTCTAAATCCTAGAATGACGGTTGGTAGTATTATAGAAGAGGGATTGAATGTACATTTTACTGATTATTCTAAAAAAGATAAACAAGATAGAGTATATGAATTATTAAATTTAGTCGGATTAAACAAGGAACATTTTTTGAGGTTTCCACACGAATTTTCAGGGGGTCAGAGACAACGTATAGGAATAGCAAGATCATTGGCTGTTGATCCTAAATTTATAGTGTGTGATGAACCTATATCAGCTTTGGATGTTTCAATACAGGCTCAGATAGTTAATCTTTTAATAAAATTGCAAGATGAATTAGGATTAACATATCTTTTTATTGCACATGATTTATCAATGGTCAAGCATATTTCTGATAGAGTAGGTGTTATGTATTTAGGTGCTATTATGGAATTAACAACTAGTGAAAAACTATATAATAAACCATTACATCCATATACAAAAGCTCTTATATCAGCAATACCAATACCAGATCCTGATATAGAAGAGAAAAAACAGGTTATCGAATTAGAAGGAGAAGTGCCAAGTCCTATAAATCCAAAACCATGGTGTAAATTTTCAGAAAGATGTAAATATGCTAAGAAAATTTGTAGAGAAAGGGCACCTCAATTAAAAGAAATAGAAAAGAATCATTTTGTAGCTTGTCATTTAT
- a CDS encoding ABC transporter ATP-binding protein encodes MDRILEVKNLRVSFHTYAGEVQAVRDISFNLKKGETLAIVGESGCGKTVTAKSLMKLITIPPGEMKKGSEINLFGEIKEAGEIKQIKEDVLKMNKKRLKLLRGGDISMIFQDPMTSLNPTMKIGHQISESLEIHSKINKKEGLKKAVELLRLVNIPNPEKRAKEYPHQFSGGMRQRAMIAIALACNPRILIADEPTTALDVTIQAQIMNLIKELQQKSNTSVILVTHDLGVVANVADRIMVMYAGKIIERGTKREIFYNPQHPYTWALLKSVPRLDIENKSKLYSLKGTPPDLIKPPVGCPFVTRCEYCMPICREALPEDTTISGTHSVSCWLKHENAPKIDRIKIAGGVI; translated from the coding sequence ATGGATAGAATTTTAGAAGTTAAAAATTTACGAGTATCATTTCATACTTATGCAGGAGAGGTACAAGCGGTTCGCGATATTAGTTTTAACTTAAAAAAAGGAGAAACATTAGCAATAGTAGGGGAATCAGGTTGTGGTAAGACAGTTACAGCTAAATCACTTATGAAGCTTATAACTATACCACCAGGAGAGATGAAAAAAGGAAGCGAAATTAACTTATTTGGAGAAATAAAAGAAGCTGGAGAAATAAAGCAGATAAAAGAAGATGTCTTAAAAATGAACAAAAAAAGATTAAAATTACTTAGAGGTGGAGATATCAGTATGATTTTCCAAGATCCAATGACATCTTTAAATCCTACTATGAAAATCGGACATCAGATATCTGAGAGTTTAGAAATACATTCTAAGATAAATAAAAAAGAAGGTCTAAAAAAAGCAGTTGAACTTTTGAGATTAGTTAATATTCCGAATCCTGAAAAAAGAGCAAAGGAGTATCCACATCAATTTTCAGGTGGAATGAGGCAAAGAGCAATGATAGCAATAGCTCTAGCGTGTAATCCTAGAATATTGATAGCAGATGAACCAACAACTGCACTAGATGTTACGATACAAGCTCAAATTATGAATTTAATTAAAGAATTGCAACAAAAATCAAATACTTCTGTAATTTTAGTAACACATGATTTAGGTGTAGTTGCAAATGTAGCCGATAGAATAATGGTTATGTATGCTGGTAAAATAATTGAAAGAGGAACGAAACGGGAAATATTCTATAATCCACAGCATCCATACACATGGGCATTACTAAAATCTGTACCAAGACTTGATATAGAGAATAAATCTAAGCTTTATTCTCTAAAGGGAACTCCACCGGATTTAATAAAACCACCGGTTGGTTGTCCATTTGTTACAAGATGTGAGTATTGTATGCCAATTTGCAGAGAAGCTTTACCAGAAGATACTACTATTAGTGGTACACATTCTGTATCATGCTGGTTAAAACACGAAAATGCACCTAAAATAGACAGAATTAAAATAGCGGGAGGTGTTATTTAG
- a CDS encoding peptide ABC transporter substrate-binding protein yields the protein MNCKKSLVLLLVVVFVISSFFVGCSNEQSQPTGQENQENSQGQDSNQENESQGSTEPKIDKDQVINLYTSEPKSLDTAKSTDVDSAMILTEITENLTRIEQDENGNDVIKPAAAKNWDINDDGTVWTFHLRDFNWEDGKPVTAHDFEYGIKRVLDPKTASQYAYLLAPIKGALEYNAGEATAEEVGIKALNDKTLEFTLKAPCAYFAQLTYFKTMLPQRKDIIEKYGDTYGTEADKIIGCGPFKMDKWVHNNEISIVKSDTYWDKDSVKLQRVNYKVINEPNARYNALYNGTIDSCGVSKTEWIEKFEKSGKFKRLQGYDPSTNYQFYNQKDELFKNANIRKAFSLSITREDMAEVIFHGLYKAAYGWVPPSLQIDGKDYRDLAQVEPLRKLKKENPDPKELLIKGLKELGLDPDPSKHTVTMLMTGTTQWDRNYAEYCQQMLKKNLGINMKAKYVEWPIFQKLTEEMDYQIGGMAWIGDYNDPMTFLDMWLSNARMVPTGWVNEEYDSIIAEAQSILDPKKRLECFMKAEHILLYEDAVIAPTVYRQRNTFRAKYVKNLMSPLFGTSEVKYAYIQGKN from the coding sequence GTGAATTGTAAAAAGTCATTAGTTCTATTGTTAGTAGTTGTTTTTGTAATTAGTTCATTTTTTGTAGGATGTTCTAATGAACAATCACAACCTACAGGACAAGAAAATCAAGAAAATAGCCAAGGGCAGGATAGCAATCAAGAAAACGAAAGTCAAGGTTCAACAGAACCAAAGATTGACAAAGATCAGGTAATCAATCTTTATACTTCCGAGCCTAAATCTTTAGACACTGCTAAAAGTACAGATGTTGATTCAGCGATGATATTAACAGAAATAACTGAAAATTTAACAAGAATTGAGCAAGATGAAAATGGAAATGACGTTATAAAACCAGCAGCAGCAAAAAATTGGGATATAAATGATGATGGTACAGTATGGACCTTCCATTTAAGAGATTTCAACTGGGAAGATGGAAAGCCTGTTACAGCACATGATTTTGAATATGGCATAAAGAGAGTTTTGGATCCTAAGACCGCATCTCAGTATGCTTATCTATTAGCACCTATAAAGGGAGCTTTAGAATATAATGCAGGCGAAGCAACTGCCGAAGAAGTTGGTATAAAAGCCTTAAATGATAAGACATTAGAATTTACACTTAAAGCTCCATGTGCTTATTTTGCACAATTAACATATTTTAAGACTATGTTACCACAACGTAAAGACATAATTGAAAAGTATGGTGATACCTATGGTACGGAAGCTGACAAAATTATAGGTTGCGGACCATTTAAAATGGACAAATGGGTTCACAATAATGAAATATCAATAGTTAAAAGTGATACCTATTGGGATAAAGATAGCGTAAAACTTCAGAGAGTTAATTATAAGGTTATAAATGAGCCTAATGCAAGATACAATGCATTATACAATGGAACAATAGATTCATGTGGAGTATCAAAAACAGAATGGATAGAAAAATTTGAGAAAAGTGGTAAATTCAAAAGACTTCAGGGATATGACCCATCAACTAACTATCAATTCTATAATCAAAAGGATGAATTATTTAAAAATGCCAATATAAGAAAGGCGTTTTCATTATCAATTACTAGAGAAGACATGGCTGAGGTTATATTCCATGGTTTATACAAAGCAGCATATGGTTGGGTACCACCGTCATTACAAATAGATGGAAAAGATTATAGAGATCTTGCACAAGTAGAACCACTTAGAAAGTTAAAAAAAGAAAATCCTGATCCAAAGGAATTGTTAATAAAGGGTTTAAAAGAATTAGGCTTAGATCCTGATCCTTCAAAGCATACAGTAACAATGTTGATGACAGGCACGACTCAATGGGATAGAAATTATGCTGAGTACTGCCAACAAATGCTTAAAAAGAATTTAGGTATAAATATGAAAGCTAAGTATGTTGAATGGCCTATATTCCAAAAATTAACTGAAGAAATGGACTATCAAATAGGTGGAATGGCTTGGATAGGAGACTACAATGATCCAATGACATTCTTAGATATGTGGCTTTCAAATGCTCGTATGGTACCAACAGGTTGGGTGAACGAAGAATATGATTCTATTATAGCAGAAGCACAAAGTATATTAGACCCTAAAAAAAGACTTGAATGTTTTATGAAGGCAGAACATATATTACTATACGAAGATGCTGTTATAGCTCCTACAGTATATAGACAGAGAAATACATTTAGGGCGAAGTATGTCAAGAACTTAATGTCTCCATTATTTGGTACTTCAGAAGTTAAATATGCATATATTCAAGGTAAAAACTAA
- a CDS encoding ABC transporter permease, whose product MLKYVIKRIIFMFITLFIVVSITFFLINLIPGDPLASMGRNLPEQIKANYYAKYGLDQPLYIQYFKYMKQLIFHADLGESLCYPGRSVSGIIKTYSPVSARLGIQALCIGVILGIVFGIIAAYKRNTWPDYIVMILAVLGVSVPSFVLAAFLQYRYTVVHNWFPTIGWGSVKHTVLPTIALCFTSLATYARYMRANVLDIVNQDYLLTAKAKGVTGLRLVWKHVIRNAFLPAITILGVQVAMIFVGSFVIENIFGIPGLGFNYVSAINDRDYTMVLGQTNFFTFLYISSLLVIDILYGVIDPRIRLGKGKK is encoded by the coding sequence ATGTTAAAATATGTAATTAAAAGAATCATATTCATGTTTATAACTTTATTTATAGTTGTAAGTATTACATTTTTTCTTATAAATTTAATACCTGGTGATCCTTTAGCATCAATGGGTAGGAATTTGCCTGAGCAAATAAAGGCAAATTATTATGCTAAATATGGATTAGATCAACCTCTTTATATTCAGTATTTTAAATATATGAAACAGCTGATTTTTCATGCAGATTTAGGTGAATCATTATGTTATCCTGGTAGAAGCGTATCAGGTATTATAAAGACTTATTCACCAGTATCTGCAAGATTGGGAATACAGGCGTTATGTATAGGTGTAATATTAGGGATAGTATTTGGAATAATAGCTGCTTATAAGAGAAATACTTGGCCGGATTATATAGTAATGATATTAGCTGTGTTAGGTGTTTCTGTTCCAAGTTTTGTATTAGCCGCATTTCTTCAATACAGATATACAGTAGTTCATAATTGGTTTCCAACTATAGGCTGGGGAAGTGTAAAACACACGGTACTGCCAACAATAGCTCTATGTTTTACTTCTTTAGCAACATATGCAAGATATATGAGAGCAAATGTATTAGATATAGTAAATCAAGATTATCTTTTGACAGCTAAAGCAAAAGGAGTTACAGGGTTAAGGTTAGTGTGGAAACATGTTATAAGAAATGCATTCTTACCTGCTATTACAATTTTAGGAGTGCAGGTTGCAATGATATTTGTTGGTTCATTTGTCATTGAAAATATTTTTGGCATTCCCGGACTTGGATTTAACTATGTATCAGCTATAAATGATAGAGATTATACAATGGTACTAGGACAAACGAATTTCTTCACATTTTTATACATTTCATCCTTGCTAGTTATTGACATCCTATATGGTGTTATAGACCCAAGAATAAGACTAGGAAAAGGAAAAAAATAA
- a CDS encoding ABC transporter permease, with protein MSDNTSLAKDVEKFKIIGCDDLNDEAIHRPNITYWQDAWRRLKKNKIAMLAIIILAIISIMTIVGPMLTKYSYEEVDSSIRNLSPSSEHYFGTDQLGRDLFARVWKGGRISILIGILGAIIDTVVGCIYGGIAGYFGGRVDTIMMRILEILSSIPYLIVVILISLIFEKSGLFSLILALTITGWCYMARLVRGQILQLKEQEYVMAAKALGVKPLDIIRKHLIPNTMGVVIVAITFDVPGFIFAEAFLSYLGLGVQSPNTSWGMLVSSAQENLMFYPYQLFLPALMISLTMLSFTLLGDGLRDALDPKLRQ; from the coding sequence ATGAGTGATAATACAAGCTTAGCAAAAGATGTTGAGAAATTCAAGATTATTGGTTGTGATGATTTAAACGATGAAGCAATTCATAGACCGAATATAACATATTGGCAGGATGCATGGAGAAGATTGAAAAAGAATAAAATTGCTATGTTAGCAATAATAATACTAGCAATAATATCCATTATGACAATTGTTGGACCGATGCTTACTAAATATTCCTATGAAGAAGTAGATTCTTCAATAAGAAATTTATCACCATCTTCAGAGCATTATTTTGGAACAGATCAATTAGGTAGAGATTTGTTCGCACGTGTATGGAAGGGTGGTAGGATTTCAATATTAATTGGTATTCTAGGAGCAATAATAGATACAGTTGTAGGATGTATTTATGGTGGTATTGCTGGTTATTTTGGGGGTAGAGTAGATACAATAATGATGAGGATTCTTGAGATATTATCAAGTATACCTTATTTAATAGTAGTTATTTTAATATCATTAATATTTGAAAAAAGTGGTTTGTTTTCTTTGATACTTGCATTGACCATTACAGGCTGGTGTTACATGGCAAGGCTTGTCCGTGGACAAATATTGCAGCTTAAGGAACAAGAATATGTTATGGCTGCTAAAGCATTGGGTGTAAAACCATTAGATATCATTAGAAAACACCTTATTCCTAATACTATGGGAGTAGTAATAGTAGCAATAACCTTTGATGTGCCTGGTTTTATATTTGCAGAAGCATTTCTTAGCTATTTAGGCTTAGGAGTTCAATCCCCTAATACTAGTTGGGGTATGTTAGTATCATCAGCTCAAGAAAATTTAATGTTTTACCCGTATCAGTTGTTTTTACCAGCCTTAATGATTAGTTTAACAATGCTTTCATTTACATTATTAGGTGATGGTTTAAGAGATGCTTTGGATCCTAAATTACGTCAATAA